The Sulfurospirillum deleyianum DSM 6946 nucleotide sequence TAATACCCGTAAATGAGGGTTGGCTCAAACAACCCTAAGCGCTCAATATCCGCTTTGACACGCTCATAGGTCGGATAAAGCACCTCATCGAGTTGCTTTTGCTTCTCTTCTTTGCTTTGCCCTTTGCCACTGTAGCCCCAACGTTGCGCAAAAAGGATTTTGTGGTTGATCCACGAGTACGCCAACTCTTTCACGTCCGTTTTTAACACCCGTCTACCCCAAAATGGCGGTGTGGGGATTTTTAGCTCACGGCTTGGCATTTTAATCTCAGAAAACGGTGGTATTTCTTTGGTTTCTTTGTTGGCTCTTACGACCGCATTTTCTAAGACTTTACGCCCAAAATCGGTATCGTAATTTTTCGCCTCGATGCGACTCATCGCCGTTATGCCCTCAAAGGCATCTTTACAGTAAAAAATGGGTCCTTCATAAATGGGACGGCAAAAGTCTTCCACAAAGTTATCGGTCAGCGCCGCACCGCCCAAAATAACAGGAATATTAAGACCCATCTTCTGCATCGCTTCTAGGTTTTCTTTCATGACATTGGTCGATTTCACCAAAAGCCCGCTCATACCGATGGCATCGGCTTTATGCTCTTTCAGCGCTTCTAAAAACTGCTCCAAATCCGCCTTAATACCGATGTTCACGACCTTAAAACCGTTGTTACTTAGAATGATATCCACAAGGTTTTTCCCCACGTCATGCACATCACCCTTCACCGTTCCAATAATCAACGTCGTGGTGGTACTTTTTTCTGTTTTTGGTAAATACGGTTGCAAATAATCCACCGAAGCTTTCATCACTTCAGCCGATTGAAGCACAAAAGGCAGCTGCATCTTTCCACTTCCAAAAAGCTCTCCCACCACCTTCATCGCATCAATTAAAATCTCATTGACAATGACTTCTGCGGCAATTTCCTCTTTTGCGGTAGGCAAGAGAGCAAGCATGCGCTCTTTATCGCCATCAATGAGCAAGGTGGCAATTTTTTCTTTCGTGCTCATCGCAAGATATGCGGCGTCACTCTCGTCTTTGTTCTCCACCACACCTTCAAAATGCGAAATAAATTTAAAAAGTGGGTCACCCTCTTCCCTTCGATTAAAGAGTAAGTCTTCACACACTTTTTTATCAATATCGCTAATTTTGTGCATCGGAAGCGTGTTTTTAACATTCACAATCGCCATGCTTAAACCCGCTTCCACACAGTGGTGCAAAAAGACAGAGTTTAGGTATTCACGAGCGTGTTTGGCTAAACCAAAAGAGATATTCGAGATGCCCAAAACAAAGCCCACCTCAGGGTGCATCGCGTGAAATTCACGTATCGCTTCGATGGTTTCAATCGCCGCCGTGTGGTACTCAGCGTCTCCACTGCCTACCGTAAACGTAAGTAAGTCAAAGACCAAATCCCCTGCGTTAATGCCATGCTTTGTGGTCGCAAGCTGAAAAATGCGCTCCGCAATCGCTACTTTTTGCGCTTTGGTTTTTGCCATGCCTTGCTCGTCGATGGTGAGGCACACCAACGCACACCCAAAGCGCTTGGCCAAAGAGCAGACTTTGTCAAACTTTTCAATGCCATCTTCAAGATTTACAGAGTTAATAATAGGCTTCGAGCCAATCAATTTTAAGGCACATTCTAATGCTGGAACTTGCGTGGTATCAGGCATAAGTGGTAAAAGAATTTTTTGAACATAGCGTCCCACAACTGCTGTGGTATCTTTGATCTCATCTCGTCCTGCAAAGCCCACACTCACATCAATCCCATGTGCGCCACTGCGTACTTGTTGCTGTGCCACGCTGAGCGTGCCATCGTAATCTTCCGCCAATAAAAGTTCACGAAACGCTTTTGAGCCTGTGGCGTTGCTTCGCTCGCCGATGAGAAAAGGAGCTGGGTCTTGCTTGAGCGCTCTTACTTCAAAAAGAGAAGCGATACTTCTAGCCATTTCACCCTGAGGTGCAAGCAGTTTTTTCCCCTCTACCCGTTTAGAGAGTTCTAAAATATGCTGAGGCGTTGTTCCACAACATCCCCCCAAAATAGCAACCCCTGCAATTTGCGTAAATTTTTCTTGAAGCTCTGCAAACTCACGAGGTCCCATCGGATAAAAGGTATAGCCTCCCCTATTTTGAGGCAGTCCTGCATTGGCATGGACACTGATGGGCTTTGACCAAACGGAACTAAGCGTTTTGACATGCTTTTCAACCTGCTCAGGCCCTGTACCACAGTTAAAGCCTAAACTCATAATATCAAACGGTTCAAGGATAGTCGCTATCGTTGTCGCATCGGTTCCAATAAGCATTGTGCCACTGAGTTCTATGGTCACGGAAACCATCACGGGAAGCTTTACATGTAAAGATGTTTGAGCATCAAAAATGGCGTGAAGGGCGGCTTTAATTTGAAGCGGGTCTTGCGCCGTTTCGATGAGAAAGACGTCGCATCCACCCTCAATGGCACCTGTTGCAGCAACCCTGTACCCCGCATACATTTCATCGTAACCGATGTGCCCTAAGGATGGAAGTTTGGTTCCAGGTCCAAAAGCGGCGGCACAAAAACGAGGCTTATCTTCACTCGAAAACGCCAAACACGCCTCTTTGACAATTTCCACACCTGTACGGGCGAGTTCATAGGTTCGATCCCCAATGCCATAATCATCCAAAACCCACGGCAAAGCCCCAAAGGTGTTGGTCTTGATAATGTCTGCACCTGCTAATAAATAGCCACGATGAATCTTTGAAATTTCATCTTTACATGTAACGTTTAACAGCTCGTTACATCCCTCTTTGCCTTCCCATTTTTCTAAAGGAATCTGCAAAGCTTGAATCTGCGTACCCATCGCACCGTCGATAATTAAAATTTTTTCAGATATAAGTTCTTGAAGTGTTGCCAAATGATATTCCTACTCTTTTATAACATAAAAATATCATATCAAAACTCTAATAAAGGAAGACTTTACGGGAAAAACTCCCGTAAAGTTTAATTTTTAGTTGCAGTAATTCTAAAGCCAACAGGGAAATAACGATAGTTTGAAGAGTAATTAAAACGAAAAATTGCATTACATTCATCCGAGAGATTAACCCAACAACAGGTAGTACATTTTGGCTCATCACTAGGCGTATCATCCTTTTTTTTCATCCCCTCAGAACTAAGATAACACTCTTTAGTCCATTCCCATACATTACCTCGCATATCGTAAATACCCCAATCATTAGGTGCACTACTAGCAACAGGAGAAGGAGGATTGACATTTTTTAAATTTAAAATATTCACACAACGATCCGTATCTTCTTCACAATTATATTCAATAGGTTTCCCCGCACAAGAGACATACTCCCATTGCGCTTCGGTAGGAAGATCATACTTACTCGTCCCCTCCTTTGCGTTTAAAAGTTTCACAAACTTTCGTGCTTCATTAAAACTAATCTGTTCGACAGGCATAGCAGGATTTCCTGTTTTAAACTTAGAAGGATTATTTCCCATAATCGCATACCATTGCTCTTGCGTTACTTCGGTGGTTTGCATATAAAATTTTTGCAGGTGAACCACATTTTTTCGCTTATCACTTTTTGCAATTTTATCAATACAAACTTGGTATTCATCGACTTCTGTGTAGGGATTATCTTTAGGGCACATTGCTGCTTGATTACCTGTGGAAAAATCACCCTCAGGAATCTCTATAAATGTCATCCCAATCGAATTGGTAAAACTATCCCCAAACAGCACACTCACCAAAACACACCCTGAAAAAAGTATCTTTTTCATCTTGACTCCTTTTTATTGAGTTTTTTGAATTTAAACTTATAATTTTTACTAAAAACTATTATCTTAGATTCTTATAACATCTAAATGCTATCACTAAAACTAAGGAGTGTCAATATTTAGAAAAAAAGGGGTAAAAAAAGAGACGTAGAAACGAAAAAATAGAAAAATTGTAACACGCAAAAAGCAGATAGACCAAGAGGCAAAAATTGCCCCTTTGGTATTACATGTAACGATTAGGGATTGACCGTAGATTTGTAAATCGCCTTACCACCTCTAATCTCTTTAATCACAGCTGAACGAGTTGCGTTACCTTTTGCATCCATAGAAATCAAACCAGAAACACCTTCAAATTTAGCGGTTTTTTTAATCTCCTGATTGATGCATACGCTATCTTCTGGATTCGCACATCGATTCATAGCATCCACAAAAAGGTTGTATGCATCAGCCCCTAGTGTAGAGAAAGAGTTAATCCCTTTTTTGCCTGTTTTCTTCTCATACGCCGCTAAAAAAGCTTTTGAGTTCTCAGTAGGTGGAACCGATGAATCAAAATAATCCACATACATATGTCCTTCAACGCTCTCACCACCGAGTTCAATAAATGTCGGATTAGCGACGCTCTCACCTGATAAAAAGGGTTTATTAAGCCCAATTTGTTTAGCTTGTCGGGTAATGAGCGAACCCTCTCCATGATAAAGAGGCATAAAAACAAAATCTGGATTTAACGATTTAATTTGTGAAACCACCGCTTTAAAATCTTTATCGCCTGAGCTTACCTTAAGCTCTTTGATCACGTTTCCACCCTGCGCCACAAAGGCATCATGAAACGCTTTTGCCAAACCAATAGAGTAAACCTGTGCTTGATCAACAATCGAAACAGCTGTTTTGTACTTTAACTCTTTAGCCGCATAATGAGCAACGATAGTCCCTTGAAACGAATCGGTATAGCAGACCCGATTGCCATACTTTCGGTTGTCGTTGAGTTTGTCATTGGTAGCCACTGTTGCGATGATAGGAATCTGTTTTTTATCGGCGATAGAGAGGACTTGAGCGGTATTGCTACTCGTAATCTCCCCAATAATCCCTACAACTTTTTCAGAGGTAATCAAGCGTGTTGTCGCCGTAGCAGACTCTATTTTATCGCCTTTGCTATCTACGAGTACTAGTTTAATCGTATCTCCATTTTTAAGCGTAGGATTTAGCGAATGCGCAAACTCCACACCCTCATAACTGATTTGTCCATACGCCGCCAATGAACCACTCATCGGTAAAACAACCCCTAAAGAAATCTCTTTTGCCAATGATGCACTGACAACACATGAAGCTATCGTAGCTACTGCTAGAAAATGACGCATTATGCCTCCTTGTTTTTTTAGAACTCTATCACAATAATTTTATATTGTCAAGTAAGTTTATCATTTTAGTAGTGTATAAATTACATGTAAATTTTTTTACAAAAGAGGCTTTTACGCCTCTTTCAATTTAAGCGTGATTATTTTCAGCGATATTCAACGCCTCTGAAACATCCACAATGACACGCAATTTCTTAATAATATCTTCCATCGCACTGCTTTCTTTTTTTGCGGCAATACTAATGCGCTCCACTTCCGCTTGCGTATGAATAATCTCATCGACGGTTTTTTGAAGTGCGGGGACGATTTGATCCACCACTTTTTGTACTTCCATAATGGAAACACGAATACTATCGGTTGATTTATTGCTTTGGTCGGAGAGTTTTCTAACTTCACTTGCCACAACCGCAAATCCACGTCCATGCTCCCCAGCACGTGCTGCTTCAATCGTCGCATTCAATGCTAAAAGATTTGTTTCACTGGCAATATACTTAATCGCTGTTGTAATATTCCCAATTTGCTCCACAGCGTTGGTCAGTTCTTGCGCCATTTCATTCGTGACTTGCACATTTCTCACCTCAGCGGCTAATTTTTCATTGACCACAACAATCGTGTTGGCTGTATCTTCGATTGATTTAGAAGCATCTTGCGTAATCAGTGAAATCTCTTTGGTTTGTTCGGCTAAGGTTTTAGAAATATCTCTGGCTTCTTGAAGCGCCTTATTACTGTTAATGGCAGTGACCACTTGCGCTAAAGAGCTGACACTCTCTGCAGTTGCAGTACGTGGAGGGCTAGGAATAACCGTCACATCAGGGCGCAATAAAGAGCTGTATTTTGTATACAAAGCCTTTCCTGAAGAGACATAACCATCTGTGCCTATAATGTATTTTGCATTACTTAACGTCTCTTTGGTTTCGCTCTCACTACACTCATCAAAAGGAATCACTTTATAACTGACATGGTCTAATTTATAAAATTTCAAAAATTTAAGTAACCCATTGGCTCCTGATTGGCTGTTGTTAAAAATAATGACATTTTCTCCAGCAGGAATACGACTAACCGCAACAAAGAAATCTGTAGGTGGCACAAACTCAACCGAAATGACTTTCTCTTTTCCATATTTTTTAACCATTTCATCGTAACGGTTTGCAAAACAGACCACCAAATCAAAACGAGAAACATCAAAATTTTGATAATTTGCCAACGTCGCTCTCTGATAGGTCGCAGCTGTTGCCAGCGTAGCATCAACTAACGAGACAAGTTCTTGCGTCGTTGCTTCATTTGCTCCAATTAAAAGTAGATTAACGCTCATTGTTTTCCTTTAAGCCGTGTAATGATTAAGACGATATTTTTATTTTAGTGCATTCCGCATAAATCAGCCCTTTAGTCATTATAAACAAAAGATACGGATAAAAAAGGGATGAAAAAAGACTCCTCTTATTTTTATAAAAATAAAGACCGTGTATGGCACCTTTTCACACAAATAATCTTTACATGTAAAGATTATTTGGCATCTAGTTTCATGATATTTTCACGCCTTATTTTTGCCGTTTCAGCATCAAAAGGAAAAGAGACCATGTGATGCAGTTCATCAAGACTCAATGATTTTGAACGCTTAAGAAGACCCGTACGAACCTCTCCTCCTAATTTTCCAAACGCATAACAATAAGAGGATGGAGTGGGTGCTGGTTGTATAGGTTCTAAGGCAGAGATACGCGAGCATTGATCGACCCAAACAAAAGAATCATCATCGCTAAAATCGTGCAAATACCCAAACAATTTGGTCGTTTCAAAAAATTTAATCTTCACTTCAAAAAAAGGATTGACTTCTAACGTTTCATTTAACCGCAACAAAATAGGAAATTTATAAAGCGTCGAGCCGATTTTAAACTGTTTTTTCGTTCCATCAAGCACCAAATCATGCTCGATTTTTGGAAATGCCCAAAAACGGCTAATCTCTTTTGACCACGCATTTAAAAGCGCATCAAAATTCGAAAATGATTCAGCTAAGGAAGGAGCTTCTTTGAGTAAATTTCGCCCCAACCCTAGCGTTGCGTCATAGCCTAAAAACGGTAAAAGTGTCGCACCAATATCAAGCGTTGTGCCTACTTTTTCAACCTTTTTTTCCTCTTTTTGGCGTGGGTCAATAATCATAAATTGATTGCGACGCTTGCCTTTCATCAAATCATCAATCGCCATATTGTGCATGGCAAGATGGTCGGAACCTACCACGATAATCGTATTTTTACCATACGGTGATTTTTGAATCTGCTCAATAAAACGAGCAATCAGCTCATCCGAACACATCGCCGCATTGAGCATTGAGTTATCGCCTTTTTGATAACGCTGGGCTTTACAACTTTTGGAGACATGCCCATAGGGATGATGCGTATCCATCGTGGAGATAAACATCGCAAATTTTTGTTTACTTTTGGAAAGTCTCTTAAAATCATTCATGGAAAATTCAAACAAGCTATCATCATACAAACCCCACGGTGTTTGATACCCTTTGTCCCTCAATCGTAACTTTAACTCATTAATCCCTTTAATATCTGAAAACTTATGCGTTTTATAAAGCTTATCCACCCCTGCAAATTCCAAAGAAGAGCCACTGCGATAGATAAGTTTATACCCCTCTTTATGCAACATATCGCTCATACACACCGCCCCTGAATAAAAGGTGCTCATTTTAGACATCGAATTGCCCTGAGGTGAATGCTCTCCTGTGGAGGGTGTTACCAAAGGAATTCCACATAAAACAGAGGTCATCCCAGCAATCGTCCAACTCGTTCCTTGCGCTTGTTCAATCTCTGTAAAATAGATATTGGCTTCACGAATGGATTTTAAGCGTGTCATTAGGGAAGGGAAAATGCTCTCATCAAAATAGGTATCTTCCAAACTCTCCGCAAAAATATAGACTAAATTAGGGTGTTCCTCGCTGATGGACGTCAAACTGGGCTCTTGGTAATACTCTAAAAAAGGGTACTCAAGACTAAGCGCATTTTCAATCCCCATCATTTTTAAAAGGCTTTGCGTAAAAAAATGAACACTCGGATGTAAGGCAAAAGCACTCAAAAGAAGCATTAAGGAGAAAAAACCTCTCACTTTTTTAGGCGTTTCAAGCAAAACATTTTTCATTAAACGATAATAAACAATCGAAAAAATCAAACTAGCTATCAAAAGCCCCACGCCAAAAGCAATGATGATATAATAATCACCAAAGCCTGATCCGTCTAATCCATACAGAAGGTGAAAAATAACCGCATCGTTAATTCCCTCGCCCGTAAAATAATCAGAAACAATATAAAAAGCACTTAAAATCATATAGATAAAAACAACCAAAGCCCCTAAAAAAGCACTTTTACTGTTTTGGGTACGGTTTTTACATGTAAAAAGGAAGAAAAAGAAAAAAAGTACTGAAATCCATAGCAATGTATTCATATGTGTAGACTATCCTTCGTGAATTTAAAAGCGAATTATAGCCTCTTGCATGTGATATGCATCCATTTTAGCTTCTTTTTTTACTGATTAAATTTTAATCACTCTCTTGCATATATTCAACCCCATTGAGTGCTAAACTTTCACCAGTTTAACTTTTAGGAGGATGGATATGAGAACAAAACGCTTTGTACTTTCAACACTGCTTGCTCTCTCAAGCGCTTGGGCTGCTGAAGAGGGTGTTACTGAGGTCGCAAAGGCCACTCCAACACTCGATGTTGGCAATACCGCATGGGTTTTAATGGCAACCGCACTGGTGATGCTTATGACACCTGCTGGTTTGGCACTGTTTTACGGTGGCATGTCACGCTCTAAAAACTTGCTCAACACCGTTGCGATGAGTGTTATAGGGTATATCATCGCTTCCATCGTGTGGATTGTGTGTGGATACTCTTTGGCGTTTGGTGCGGACATTGGGGGTGTAATTGGGTTTGATTCACTCTTTTTAAGTGGCATTAAGGTGAGCGATATTTGGGCAACAGGTAACATTCCCGTTTTATTGTTTGTCGCCTTTCAAATGACCTTTGCGGGCATCACCGTAGCGCTCATTAGCGGTGCACTCATTGAGAGACTGAAATTTTCAACATGGATAATTTTTGCGGCATTGTGGATTATAGGGGTGTACGCACCTGTGGCACACTGGGTCTGGGGTGGTGGATTCCTCTCTAAAGATGGCGTGCTTGACTTTGCAGGCGGTACGGTTGTTCACATTAACGCGGGTGTTGCGGGTTTAGTTATCGCCATCATGCTTGGCAAACGAAGCGATTTTGGTAAAGCCATGTTTCCTTCTTCTGTGACCCTCACTGTTTTGGGTGCGAGTATGCTCTGGTTTGGATGGTTTGGATTTAACGCAGGTAGCGAATTAGGTGCGGATGGCATTGCAGCGAGCGCCTTTTTGGTCACGAACACAGCAGCGGCGATTGCGGCACTCTCATGGATGATTATCGAGTATGTCACCTATAAAAAGTTTACCCTTCTAGGCATTGCTTCGGGCATTGTAGCAGGCTTAGTCGCCATTACGCCAGCAGCGGGCTTTGTCGATACTAAAGGTGCACTTGTCATTGGCTTAGTTGCGGGATTGGTTGGTTTTTACGGTGTCAATGGTCTTAAAAAAGCGTTAAAATACGATGACTCTTTAGATGCCTTTGGAATTCATGGTTTAGCGGGTATTTGGGGTGCGATTGCCACAGGTATCTTTGCAAACCCTGAAGTGAATGAACTTGGTACTGGACTTTTATACGGTAACGCCGCTCAAGTGCTCATCCAAATAGAAGGCGTTGTGGTAACTGCCATCTACACAGCGATTGCCACAGCGATTATCTTTAAAGTGGCTTCTGTCTTAACAGGTGGTGCTCGTGTCATTGCAGAGGTTGAGTCACAAGGCTTAGATGAGATGGAACACGGCGAAAAAGCCTTTAACCTAAGATAAGCAAAGGATAGAACATGAAAAAAATTGAATCGATTATTAAACCTTTTAAACTTGAAGATGTTAAAGACGCTTTAGCAGAACTTGACATTACGGGTATGACGGTCAGCGAAGTGAAAGGCTACGGAAGACAACAAGGACACTCAGAGCTTTACAGAGGCGCTGAGTATGTGGTTGATTTTTTACCCAAAGTCAAAATCGAAGTGGTCGTTGCGGATGAACTGGTCGATAAAGTCATTGATGTGATTATTAAAAATGCCCGCACAGGCAAAATCGGTGATGGAAAAATCTTCGTCACCGATGTAGAGAAAAGCATTCGTATCCGAACGGGTGAAACCGATAACGAAGCGGTTTAAGCGTGTAAAGTGGGGATGGATATCCCCGCACTGTTTGATATTTATGGGATTATTTAAATTTTTTAAAGAGTTGGGAGTGCGTTCCTAGCCTTACAAAAATGATGGCTCTATTTGAAACATCAAGTCGATAAATCAAAAGCCAATCGTTTTTAATATGACATTCATACGTTCCATCCCACTCCCCTTTTAAAAGGTGATTTTGGTGTTTTTCATGCAACACCTCACCGCTAAGCAGTACAGACATTACCTCTTTTAAAAGCGTAAAATCCTCGATTGAAAATTGCCCACTCTTTTTATCACGTTCAATATCTTTTTTAAAGAAGCGGTGATACTCTGGGGTGTACATTACAACCCTAAATCATCAAACAGTTCTTTTGAAGAGGTGTGTTTAATGACATTTTTACCCTCTTTGGACTCTTGGATAGCTGTCGCTGTCTCTTCGTTAGGGATTTTGAGCTCAAAAGGAAGCCCTTTGTGAAGGACTACGCTGTGTAAAAAGAGTCGTGTGGCTTCACTGGTGGTTAAGCCCATTTGTTTAAGATACTCTGCTGCTTTGTTTTTAATTTCAGGGTCAATACGTACAGTCATCGCTGTTCCTGTCATAGAATCCTCCTTGTTTTTGAAATATTGTACATCATTTGATGTATAGAGTCAAGAATAATGCGGACTAAAAAAGCTCAGTTGTTTTTAAAAAGTTAAAAGTTTAGCCCCAATACACAAAAGAGCTTTTTCAAACACTACTTGATGAAAAAATTGATACCTTACATGTAGAAAATGCCATCACCGAAGTCAAGCCATTTATCAAAGATTCTAACGTGTTTGATTTTTGGTCAAAAGATTATTTTAGATTGTTGGCTGGTAGGATAGAATTTTGGGATTGATGTTAAATCTTTGAGTTTAAGAACACCCATTTAAAATGCAAATTGAAATTGTAAAAAGTTTAAATTAAAGCCCTGAACTTTTTTGATTCAGTAATTAGCAAATTGCCCTATTGCATGAAAGAATATCTATTTGAGAATGCTTGTAATCTTTATCATTGGTTAAAAGGATTAAGTCATTTTCTTCGCAGATTTTCACAATGGCTTTATCCAAAAAATCTAAGCTATCAACATGGCACATCATCAATAAATCAGACTTAGAAAAACTTCTTTCAACGACTTCAAAGGTAGCTAAAACATCATTTTTAACTATGAGATAAATATCTTTTAGAGCTTCTTGCCCCTCTGGTAAATCTCTATACTTTTTATAAGACAACTCATTTTTTGTTAAATGTTTTTCTAACAAATAGTTATCATATTCGAACCTAATCGCACGATTGACAAATTCAGCTATCACTACAAAATCTACAACAAATCTATTATCCTGATTATTTAGGCTTGTATAAAGTCTTGCATATTGGTCTTCCCAATTTGCATTTGTTGGCGTTCCATTGCCAAAAAGATAAATCAAAACATTGGTATCAAGAAAAATTGTTTTATTTTTGATAGGTGCAATAGATGATGGATTGTACCTATTCGCCATCATCTTCTCCTAAGATTTCCTGAATGGATGCCCTTATCTGCTCTGGATTTTTAAAATAATTTTTAGCATTGGTCGTTACTCTTTTTAAACGCACTTTTCCACTGTCGGACAAATCTTGAACCGATAAACTTTCTTTGATTTTATTTTCATCAAATTCGCCATAAAGCTTACCGATGGCATTATTTAAAAAAGCCGTTGTCAGTTTATTGACATGTAAAAAAGAAAGAGAAGCTTTTTTATTTTCATTCAAGATTTTTTGTATCGTTTTATAGACTTTATCACCATCTTCAGGCAATGTACAATCTTCCTGACCAACAATACTAAAAATATTGACTTTTACCTCATCCATCGTTTTTCCTTAAAATAACTCATTTATATCAATTCTTTCTAACTCATTTGCAAATGTATAGGTCCTCATATCATCTATTTTAAACGTCATACTGATAACAGCACCATCAAAATAATAATCTAATTTTTGAATGACTTCTTTTTGATGACTAAATTCATAAAAAGCATCCCCACTAATGATTTGGATTTTACCATTGTTTTGTGAAATAAACTCTTTAAGCAAAGCCAGTCCCAAACCACCAGAAACCCCTTTTTTAGTAGTGTTTCCATCTATCATCGCCCATTTGATAGCACTGCATGAGTCTATTGCCATACCAAAATCTTTCTCGATTCGTTTTGCAAAACCTATTCCCGTATCTGCAATCGTAAAATTTAACTTATTATCTCTTGGAAAAAATTGTCCGCAGGTATAAATAAACTCTGTTTCACTGTGCATTTGAGCATTGATAAACATCTCTTGAATGGATTCACTGATTTTTTCATGGACGGCATCACTCATATTGGGAAATTCTGTTCTACTGATAAGTTTTTCCTCTAAATATTGATTAAAATATCTATTGTCAGCGGGTTTTAGTTTTGTATATTCTATGGTCGTATGATTTGTATCATATGCTTTTTCGTAACCATAAAATGACAAAAAACTATTTTTTTGTAAAATGGTTTTGATACTCTCGCCAATATAAATAAAATTGATATCATTAAGCCCATCATTTTTAATTTTATCAAGGATTCCGCCTAAAACAGCACAAAGATTGGCATCGAACCATTGTCTTATTTGAATATCTAGTGTTTCAAATAAATCATTTTTATGCTCTTGATAAAGTTTTATAAGTTGATTGTAACTTGCTAAGTCATTGTGGATATTTGAAAGCGTATAAAGTGCCATCAATTTCCCTCCACTATCTTTATCTCATCTTCGCTCAATCCGTAAAGTTTATAGACCATTGTATCTATCTCTTGTTCACACTCAATGACTCGTTTTTCAAGGGTTTCTATCTCTTTTTTGAGTTTGATTTCACGGTCAAAGTTATTACATGTAATCGCTTCATCGAGTAAGATTTTATAGTCTTTGATTTTTTGCTTTGACTCTAAAATTTCATCTACATGAACGATAAAAGGTTGTTGTGCCTCTTCTGAGATATCCTTAATGGGTAATGTGTTCATTTTATTAGCATCTAAACGAACTCTACCACCCTTTTCAGCATCACCAAAAGCGGGGAAAAGATACTTTTTGACAAAATCAAAGAGTTTAGAATTCAAAATACACTGTAAATATTTATTGGCATTGGCAATAAAATAACAATTTGCACTTATATAATAACCCTCAGTGTCATAATAAAACTTATGATTTAACGCCGTATGATAGTAAATGAGTTTTGGCTCTTCTAATTTATCATAATAATCACATGCTCGAAGATTCCAGTAATTAAGCCCTTTATCTTGTCGTTTGATAAGTTCATCTCTAAACTGCTCTAAATAGTTAAAAACAGCAGGATAATTTTTTTGGATATCTGTATCATATCCAGTAGCAACCATATAACGACCAGAGTGATTTATCTCCCATTTTCCAAAATCATCGCCTTCAAC carries:
- a CDS encoding methyl-accepting chemotaxis protein, translating into MSVNLLLIGANEATTQELVSLVDATLATAATYQRATLANYQNFDVSRFDLVVCFANRYDEMVKKYGKEKVISVEFVPPTDFFVAVSRIPAGENVIIFNNSQSGANGLLKFLKFYKLDHVSYKVIPFDECSESETKETLSNAKYIIGTDGYVSSGKALYTKYSSLLRPDVTVIPSPPRTATAESVSSLAQVVTAINSNKALQEARDISKTLAEQTKEISLITQDASKSIEDTANTIVVVNEKLAAEVRNVQVTNEMAQELTNAVEQIGNITTAIKYIASETNLLALNATIEAARAGEHGRGFAVVASEVRKLSDQSNKSTDSIRVSIMEVQKVVDQIVPALQKTVDEIIHTQAEVERISIAAKKESSAMEDIIKKLRVIVDVSEALNIAENNHA
- a CDS encoding sulfatase-like hydrolase/transferase; amino-acid sequence: MNTLLWISVLFFFFFLFTCKNRTQNSKSAFLGALVVFIYMILSAFYIVSDYFTGEGINDAVIFHLLYGLDGSGFGDYYIIIAFGVGLLIASLIFSIVYYRLMKNVLLETPKKVRGFFSLMLLLSAFALHPSVHFFTQSLLKMMGIENALSLEYPFLEYYQEPSLTSISEEHPNLVYIFAESLEDTYFDESIFPSLMTRLKSIREANIYFTEIEQAQGTSWTIAGMTSVLCGIPLVTPSTGEHSPQGNSMSKMSTFYSGAVCMSDMLHKEGYKLIYRSGSSLEFAGVDKLYKTHKFSDIKGINELKLRLRDKGYQTPWGLYDDSLFEFSMNDFKRLSKSKQKFAMFISTMDTHHPYGHVSKSCKAQRYQKGDNSMLNAAMCSDELIARFIEQIQKSPYGKNTIIVVGSDHLAMHNMAIDDLMKGKRRNQFMIIDPRQKEEKKVEKVGTTLDIGATLLPFLGYDATLGLGRNLLKEAPSLAESFSNFDALLNAWSKEISRFWAFPKIEHDLVLDGTKKQFKIGSTLYKFPILLRLNETLEVNPFFEVKIKFFETTKLFGYLHDFSDDDSFVWVDQCSRISALEPIQPAPTPSSYCYAFGKLGGEVRTGLLKRSKSLSLDELHHMVSFPFDAETAKIRRENIMKLDAK
- a CDS encoding ammonium transporter, whose product is MRTKRFVLSTLLALSSAWAAEEGVTEVAKATPTLDVGNTAWVLMATALVMLMTPAGLALFYGGMSRSKNLLNTVAMSVIGYIIASIVWIVCGYSLAFGADIGGVIGFDSLFLSGIKVSDIWATGNIPVLLFVAFQMTFAGITVALISGALIERLKFSTWIIFAALWIIGVYAPVAHWVWGGGFLSKDGVLDFAGGTVVHINAGVAGLVIAIMLGKRSDFGKAMFPSSVTLTVLGASMLWFGWFGFNAGSELGADGIAASAFLVTNTAAAIAALSWMIIEYVTYKKFTLLGIASGIVAGLVAITPAAGFVDTKGALVIGLVAGLVGFYGVNGLKKALKYDDSLDAFGIHGLAGIWGAIATGIFANPEVNELGTGLLYGNAAQVLIQIEGVVVTAIYTAIATAIIFKVASVLTGGARVIAEVESQGLDEMEHGEKAFNLR
- a CDS encoding P-II family nitrogen regulator, whose amino-acid sequence is MKKIESIIKPFKLEDVKDALAELDITGMTVSEVKGYGRQQGHSELYRGAEYVVDFLPKVKIEVVVADELVDKVIDVIIKNARTGKIGDGKIFVTDVEKSIRIRTGETDNEAV
- a CDS encoding type II toxin-antitoxin system YafQ family toxin → MYTPEYHRFFKKDIERDKKSGQFSIEDFTLLKEVMSVLLSGEVLHEKHQNHLLKGEWDGTYECHIKNDWLLIYRLDVSNRAIIFVRLGTHSQLFKKFK
- a CDS encoding type II toxin-antitoxin system RelB/DinJ family antitoxin; amino-acid sequence: MTGTAMTVRIDPEIKNKAAEYLKQMGLTTSEATRLFLHSVVLHKGLPFELKIPNEETATAIQESKEGKNVIKHTSSKELFDDLGL